The Papaver somniferum cultivar HN1 chromosome 3, ASM357369v1, whole genome shotgun sequence genome includes a region encoding these proteins:
- the LOC113360665 gene encoding uncharacterized protein LOC113360665 encodes MMNKSLHAKWIWRYGNERKALWRKVVRYKFGGNKKDFLPNSTSKSVGKSLWADILKCRSHVEQNCNMQVNSGDIVLFWKDVWLNGQYLQVLFPNLYSLSRLQDATIQEVLNVNAGNSWNFAFCRILKEVEVEDVAHLLDMLSTFNSGVGEDHRIWQDFSMSECYKSLEDDGLLVFPHKSLWDPKIP; translated from the coding sequence ATGATGAATAAGTCATTACATGCAAAGTGGATTTGGAGGTATGGAAATGAGAGAAAAGCTCTTTGGAGGAAAGTGGTGAGGTACAAATTTGGTGGCAATAAAAAAGATTTCTTACCAAATTCAACTAGCAAGTCAGTGGGTAAGAGTTTGTGGGCCGACATTTTGAAGTGTAGAAGTCATGTGGAGCAAAACTGTAATATGCAGGTGAATAGTGGGGATATAGTGCTTTTCTGGAAGGATGTATGGTTGAATGGACAGTATCTCCAAGTTTTGTTTCCAAATCTGTATAGCTTGAGCAGATTACAAGATGCTACTATTCAGGAGGTTTTGAATGTAAATGCAGGAAACAGCTGGAATTTTGCATTTTGCAGGATTTTGAAGGAAGTAGAAGTTGAAGATGTTGCTCATTTGTTGGACATGTTGTCTACTTTTAATAGTGGAGTGGGTGAAGATCACAGGATTTGGCAGGATTTCTCAATGTCAGAATGTTACAAgtctttggaggatgatggtttgttgGTTTTTCCACACAAGAGTCTGTGGGATCCAAAAATTCCATAA